From the Leptospira biflexa serovar Patoc strain 'Patoc 1 (Paris)' genome, one window contains:
- a CDS encoding LolA family protein — MKVWIGFLLLVLGVSLEAQTSPAHNWHSPSEVVKKIKKNFSEINSYSADFLIKTEDNKKEKQMRGKCFYKRPGKIRYNFSEPDGDEIVSDGKTLHIFIKRLGAVGKQDLTLDRKNSSGPIFTTNSPDGLNRLFRKYHYKFDTIEQPRSMGDSAKYFVLDLDQREKIGGFEKMKLFVDSESYLIKKAVATDGRGKVTTISFSNINFSEEIQDGVFNFHMSGNAKIVNNPLVSEN, encoded by the coding sequence ATGAAAGTATGGATCGGATTTTTGTTACTTGTTTTGGGAGTTTCTTTGGAGGCCCAAACAAGTCCGGCTCACAATTGGCATTCCCCTTCGGAAGTGGTCAAAAAGATCAAAAAAAACTTCAGCGAAATCAATTCGTATTCTGCTGATTTTCTCATCAAAACGGAAGACAACAAAAAAGAAAAACAAATGCGTGGGAAATGTTTCTACAAACGTCCCGGAAAAATCAGATACAATTTTTCAGAACCAGACGGGGACGAAATTGTATCTGATGGAAAAACACTCCATATCTTTATCAAACGATTGGGTGCTGTTGGCAAACAAGACCTGACCCTTGATCGCAAAAATTCTTCAGGCCCCATCTTTACCACAAACAGTCCCGATGGTTTAAACCGTCTCTTTCGCAAATACCATTATAAATTTGATACCATCGAACAACCACGTTCGATGGGAGACAGTGCCAAATACTTTGTTCTCGATCTGGACCAAAGGGAAAAAATTGGTGGGTTCGAAAAGATGAAACTCTTTGTGGATTCTGAATCTTACTTAATCAAAAAAGCGGTCGCAACAGATGGCCGTGGCAAGGTCACAACGATTTCATTTTCAAACATTAATTTTTCGGAAGAAATCCAAGATGGAGTTTTCAATTTTCATATGAGCGGGAACGCGAAAATTGTCAACAACCCACTTGTCTCTGAGAACTAA
- a CDS encoding helix-turn-helix domain-containing protein encodes MNTKRVGQILREAREDKKLSVKDVAKETNIAAKYIIALETEDYSQFPAETFALGFLKNYASYLKLDTAMLLNLYRGEQIEESQAPLEELTRPTTTPFSLDRNKIISLVSLFLFVISAYIIYISFEDSGSVSMDEDNTEVSQNVEQTNSSDIPSGINFVSQSVPENASVPFILTEDRGVSFSVNNQQCKMFIKGVSNGKANLGFNIFPEKNVYFFQTAEGEETILSYKIEELASLRRDIRVVTQAVTEKSAKVLVTLKEEREGVAVKSPVGDVPIQVTLFFSKPSYVEFVLDGQMGERGLVSAGEVKHLEARDRLEIKVGDGGAVEMVQNGKERVVLGKPGKLVKKIFIRKPNPYDSTQSIIGELGE; translated from the coding sequence TTGAATACAAAACGAGTTGGTCAGATCCTAAGAGAAGCAAGAGAAGACAAAAAACTTTCTGTGAAAGATGTCGCAAAAGAAACAAACATAGCGGCAAAATACATCATCGCCTTAGAAACAGAAGATTATTCTCAGTTCCCAGCAGAAACCTTTGCCCTTGGTTTTTTAAAAAACTATGCCAGTTATTTAAAACTCGATACAGCCATGTTGCTCAATTTGTATCGCGGGGAACAAATCGAAGAATCACAAGCACCACTCGAAGAACTCACTCGTCCCACAACCACTCCCTTTAGTTTAGACCGCAATAAAATCATAAGCCTCGTCTCCCTATTTTTATTTGTGATTTCCGCTTACATCATCTACATCAGTTTTGAAGACTCTGGATCCGTTTCTATGGATGAGGACAACACAGAAGTCAGCCAAAATGTGGAACAAACAAACAGTTCTGACATTCCTTCTGGTATCAATTTTGTCTCCCAAAGTGTTCCGGAAAATGCAAGTGTTCCCTTTATCCTCACAGAAGACCGTGGTGTGAGTTTTAGTGTGAACAACCAACAATGTAAAATGTTCATCAAAGGTGTTTCCAATGGAAAGGCCAATCTTGGTTTCAATATCTTCCCTGAAAAAAATGTATATTTTTTCCAAACAGCAGAGGGCGAAGAAACCATCCTTTCTTATAAAATTGAAGAATTGGCATCCCTACGTCGTGATATCCGAGTGGTGACCCAAGCTGTCACAGAGAAATCGGCAAAAGTCCTTGTGACCTTAAAAGAAGAAAGGGAAGGTGTGGCTGTGAAATCTCCTGTAGGAGATGTTCCGATCCAAGTCACATTGTTTTTTTCCAAACCAAGTTATGTTGAATTTGTATTGGATGGCCAAATGGGTGAGAGAGGTCTCGTTTCTGCAGGTGAAGTGAAACACTTAGAAGCACGTGACCGTCTTGAAATCAAAGTGGGAGACGGGGGAGCTGTGGAGATGGTCCAAAATGGAAAAGAACGAGTGGTTCTTGGAAAACCAGGAAAACTTGTGAAAAAAATCTTCATCCGCAAACCAAACCCATATGATTCCACACAATCCATCATTGGAGAGTTAGGCGAATAA
- a CDS encoding 30S ribosomal protein S12 methylthiotransferase RimO — protein MPKSLENTNETPKSFFITTLGCPKNTVDSMAMHQSLLKEGLLPAAGPEASDFHLVNTCTFIQDATKETIQTILDSIDIKKQNKQKLVVVGCFAERAGKEISDDLPEVDLHFGTGKYDKAGEILRKNFPLEFKDLTEFNEDLLERLTTSKGIENYSKPYSYVKISDGCNRGCHFCIIPNLRGKYRDTDSNDVLEQTKLAVKAGSKEICLVSQDTVFYGKDTDKLMDLVRSVAAVEGLEILRLLYLYPDKKTEKLLDLYREIPKIAPYLESPLQHVSKSVLKSMNRTGDYEFFKSLFQKARDIRPDLEIRTSFILGFPGETMEDVEEIIRFVEDVKPEKVNLFPYSPQEGTKGATMDGQLKDKEIARRVNLVREAYLGTLKTIHQNRIGKIYPCVVDEVLDDGAIVRRLQDAPEIDEVVYVETKDLKLGQFGKVRVDSFYELDMSGTWVD, from the coding sequence ATGCCGAAGTCTTTGGAAAACACAAACGAAACACCCAAGTCGTTTTTCATTACAACACTTGGATGCCCAAAAAACACTGTGGATTCAATGGCCATGCACCAGTCCTTATTAAAAGAAGGACTACTTCCGGCAGCAGGCCCCGAAGCAAGTGATTTTCATTTAGTGAATACATGTACCTTTATCCAAGATGCTACCAAAGAAACCATCCAAACCATTCTCGATTCCATTGACATTAAAAAACAAAATAAACAAAAGTTAGTTGTTGTTGGATGTTTTGCAGAACGTGCGGGAAAAGAAATTTCTGACGATCTACCAGAGGTGGATCTCCATTTCGGAACAGGAAAATACGACAAAGCAGGGGAAATTTTACGAAAAAATTTCCCTCTAGAATTCAAAGACTTAACCGAATTCAACGAAGACCTTCTCGAAAGGCTTACGACAAGTAAAGGAATTGAAAACTATTCCAAACCATATTCGTATGTGAAAATTTCAGATGGTTGCAATCGGGGTTGTCATTTTTGTATCATACCGAATTTACGAGGGAAATACAGAGACACAGATTCGAATGATGTCTTAGAACAAACAAAACTGGCGGTAAAAGCCGGTTCCAAAGAAATTTGCCTCGTCTCCCAAGACACTGTATTTTATGGCAAAGACACTGACAAACTGATGGATTTGGTTCGTTCTGTTGCCGCTGTGGAAGGGCTTGAAATCTTACGACTCCTCTATTTGTATCCTGATAAAAAAACAGAAAAGTTACTCGATTTGTACAGAGAAATTCCTAAAATTGCTCCGTATTTGGAAAGTCCCTTGCAACACGTTTCTAAATCTGTTTTAAAATCCATGAACCGCACTGGTGATTATGAATTCTTTAAATCCCTATTCCAAAAAGCAAGGGACATCCGTCCTGATTTAGAAATCCGCACTTCGTTCATCCTTGGATTTCCTGGGGAAACCATGGAAGATGTCGAAGAGATCATTCGATTTGTGGAAGATGTGAAACCTGAGAAAGTCAATTTGTTTCCCTACTCTCCCCAAGAGGGAACAAAGGGTGCTACGATGGACGGCCAATTGAAGGACAAAGAGATTGCACGCCGCGTGAACCTTGTAAGGGAAGCCTATCTTGGAACCTTAAAGACCATCCACCAAAACCGAATTGGCAAAATTTACCCTTGTGTCGTAGATGAAGTGTTAGACGATGGAGCCATTGTCCGCCGCCTCCAAGATGCACCTGAAATCGATGAGGTTGTCTATGTCGAAACGAAGGATTTAAAACTGGGCCAATTTGGAAAGGTCAGAGTGGATTCGTTTTATGAACTGGATATGTCAGGGACTTGGGTGGATTAG
- the pgsA gene encoding CDP-diacylglycerol--glycerol-3-phosphate 3-phosphatidyltransferase, producing MEDWKTIANIPNLLTVLRVLALPFFIFALFQKEWEYQIFAFVIFALASLTDLVDGYLARKWNQQTEFGKFLDPLADKFLVIGCFVTFLFIHEPIEVWIVVLIVGRDMLITFLRYIAVRSGNSLRTTMMGKVKTAFQMGAILIILVVFMLISGKRRAMINETYALGKLAGLSTLEVASQNVYEFYTLVKTSETLSFKDFFDSIASFVPYFGMFFTTFITVISGLRYIVTNYQLLTFSNLKRIFYDRSHN from the coding sequence GTGGAAGATTGGAAAACCATTGCCAATATCCCAAACCTACTCACGGTTCTTAGGGTTCTTGCCTTACCGTTTTTTATCTTTGCCTTATTCCAAAAAGAATGGGAATACCAAATTTTTGCCTTTGTGATATTTGCACTCGCTTCCCTTACCGATTTAGTCGATGGGTATTTGGCACGGAAATGGAACCAACAAACCGAATTCGGAAAATTCCTCGACCCACTCGCCGATAAGTTTTTGGTCATTGGATGTTTTGTTACCTTTTTATTCATCCACGAACCGATTGAAGTTTGGATTGTAGTTCTCATCGTCGGCCGGGATATGCTCATCACCTTCCTTCGTTACATTGCCGTTCGCTCAGGCAATAGCCTACGTACTACCATGATGGGAAAAGTCAAAACGGCTTTCCAGATGGGAGCCATTCTCATCATCCTTGTTGTGTTTATGCTCATCTCAGGAAAACGCCGTGCCATGATCAATGAAACCTATGCCTTGGGAAAACTCGCTGGTCTTTCGACTTTGGAGGTGGCTTCCCAAAATGTGTATGAGTTTTATACTTTAGTGAAAACGTCTGAGACTTTGAGTTTCAAAGATTTTTTTGATTCCATTGCTTCTTTTGTTCCTTATTTTGGAATGTTTTTTACCACTTTCATCACTGTGATTTCTGGCCTTCGTTATATCGTGACCAATTACCAACTATTAACCTTTTCCAATCTCAAAAGGATTTTTTATGACCGCTCCCACAATTAA
- the trpD gene encoding anthranilate phosphoribosyltransferase — protein MTAPTIKEILHQVVAGHHLVETHAEFFLNEVMDGNVAEPVLASFLTAMKMKGETTDELYGFVRAMRHHAIKPKSSFGFDFLDTCGTGGDGKGTLNVSTLSALTLASLGHKVAKHGNRSVSSLSGSSDILSGLGYPLERTHEESESEFVKTGFVFLFAPSWHPAMKYAGPVRAALGFRTFFNLIGPLSNPFAPTHQIVGVYDRSLCLPMAEILGKLGLKQAIVCHSEDGLDEFSIFEPTNYAHFDGKTTKELRFDPKGLNLAPRELDRNTVFSSSKEGAEALFRAVLEPSEPTGGTAMVALNAGVSLFLLGAVKDIPSGYEIAKEALLTKKVLRFVRETLNLR, from the coding sequence ATGACCGCTCCCACAATTAAAGAAATCCTCCACCAAGTGGTGGCGGGACACCATTTGGTGGAAACGCACGCCGAATTCTTTTTGAATGAAGTAATGGATGGAAACGTCGCAGAACCCGTGCTTGCTTCTTTTCTCACAGCGATGAAAATGAAAGGGGAAACGACGGACGAATTGTACGGCTTTGTCCGTGCGATGCGTCATCATGCGATCAAACCAAAAAGCAGTTTCGGTTTTGATTTTTTGGATACCTGTGGGACGGGGGGAGATGGAAAGGGGACTTTGAATGTGTCCACTCTTTCGGCTCTGACTCTTGCCAGTCTTGGCCACAAGGTTGCCAAACATGGAAACCGGTCAGTTTCTTCTCTTTCGGGAAGTTCTGACATCCTTTCGGGACTCGGATACCCTTTGGAACGAACCCATGAGGAATCTGAATCAGAATTTGTCAAAACGGGATTTGTGTTTTTATTTGCACCGTCTTGGCACCCTGCGATGAAGTATGCGGGACCTGTTCGGGCTGCCCTCGGTTTTCGCACTTTTTTTAATTTGATCGGACCACTTTCCAACCCATTTGCACCCACCCACCAAATTGTGGGGGTCTATGACCGCTCCCTTTGTTTGCCAATGGCAGAGATTTTAGGGAAATTGGGTTTGAAACAAGCCATCGTTTGCCATTCAGAAGATGGTTTGGATGAGTTTTCCATTTTTGAACCGACAAACTACGCCCATTTTGACGGAAAGACCACTAAAGAACTGCGATTTGATCCGAAGGGACTGAATTTGGCCCCCCGGGAACTCGATCGAAATACAGTGTTCTCTTCTTCGAAAGAAGGAGCCGAGGCACTGTTTCGGGCCGTTCTGGAACCGAGTGAACCGACGGGTGGCACGGCGATGGTTGCTCTGAACGCGGGTGTGTCTCTGTTTTTACTCGGTGCGGTGAAAGACATTCCTTCCGGGTATGAAATCGCCAAAGAAGCTCTACTTACGAAAAAAGTTCTCCGATTCGTTCGTGAAACATTGAATTTAAGATAA
- the yajC gene encoding preprotein translocase subunit YajC — MLNLEFLTSQFLILAQEEGAKSSLQSLIIIPIMLVAMYFLVILPNKKEEKKRKEMIGNLQKGDTVVTSSGLHGKIVEFKDNNETVVLSVSANTNVTFDTSAILKKKV; from the coding sequence ATGCTCAATTTAGAATTTTTAACTTCACAATTCCTAATCCTTGCCCAAGAAGAGGGTGCAAAGTCCTCTCTTCAGTCACTCATCATCATTCCGATCATGCTTGTCGCAATGTACTTTCTTGTGATCCTTCCGAACAAAAAAGAAGAGAAAAAAAGAAAAGAAATGATCGGTAACTTACAAAAGGGTGATACCGTCGTTACGAGTAGTGGCCTTCACGGTAAAATTGTCGAATTCAAAGACAATAACGAAACCGTAGTACTCAGTGTATCTGCCAATACGAATGTAACTTTTGATACAAGTGCCATTCTAAAGAAAAAAGTCTAA
- a CDS encoding SRP-less Sec system protein, giving the protein MKHFFFLLLIVLFSTSLFAQEGLDFLDKVNDKPKSTTKPKEDTVQSPTKKQNNVVSTTGTTSGKKKRSKKKSKQNQLTTETLPQNNNFVNAQNVNPVVNDKSLNLVDKQPVLVEEEEVVSNAFWMDSQVTAEPVGLPGFSGDLKIGNKEISNPGSETNVSKDSGKSFFSFSDFFAKYKKAMMILGIIILFAFYRLRSARPGSSSRSYRR; this is encoded by the coding sequence ATGAAACATTTCTTCTTTTTACTTCTGATTGTTTTGTTTTCGACCTCCCTCTTTGCGCAAGAGGGTTTGGATTTTTTGGACAAGGTGAATGATAAACCAAAATCCACCACCAAACCCAAAGAAGACACGGTTCAATCTCCCACCAAAAAACAAAACAATGTAGTATCGACAACTGGTACCACATCTGGTAAAAAGAAGAGATCCAAAAAGAAATCAAAACAGAACCAACTCACGACAGAAACTCTCCCACAAAACAACAATTTTGTGAACGCACAAAATGTGAATCCAGTAGTGAACGATAAATCTCTGAATCTTGTGGATAAACAACCCGTGCTAGTGGAAGAAGAGGAAGTGGTTTCGAATGCGTTCTGGATGGATTCACAGGTCACTGCTGAACCCGTAGGCCTTCCTGGTTTTAGTGGAGACTTAAAAATTGGGAACAAAGAAATTTCTAACCCTGGATCGGAAACTAATGTTTCCAAAGATTCAGGAAAATCATTCTTTAGTTTTTCTGATTTTTTTGCTAAATACAAAAAAGCGATGATGATCCTCGGTATCATCATCCTCTTTGCTTTTTACAGACTTAGATCCGCACGTCCTGGCTCTAGCAGCCGTTCTTATAGAAGATAA
- the secD gene encoding protein translocase subunit SecD: MQSYRLLLLPFFILVVSFTILYPNFADRTLKVVVREDVYSLPEAEQKTVVGGLFERWENDYGKSSGWTIEPKGTLPPKENPFYTVKGRFITSAKINQISQENQSLVNEGKNKLEPTWIEDMIRGGKSLSIKLGLDLQGGMRVVLKGDFEDYTAKLRDLYAKEIAELNLTLNNPLAKPEEKEKAQNRLSEIESSFDLSPMRKIVELEKAKMIIDNRLTTQNLTEPQVRIQKEQDAIEVSLPGVSNSAAILEILQNTETVEYRLEEPNSFTYKKIISDSESRLMDLGQREKTDIFLFQELVKNKAGKKAQDEFLAGLEKKYNIPKDYKVYAMWARGNSAKSTLLPRSFVVLERKIALSGNDMTNAQPSYNSNSYGWMVSFTLTPNGAEKFFDLTSENRGRNLAIVWGDKVISNPVINDPIAGGRAEISGSFSEQEAIRLANVISEGALPIPLSVLEMRFIGPTLGIESIEVGVKAVAIGFFLVMVYMILYYRLGGLIADLSLLVNIIILAALLTLMDFTLTLPGIAGIILTAGMAVDANVIIYERIREEIEEGRALSIAVTRGFENAFWTIMDANVTTLIAGILMIRLGNGPIKGFAITLCWGIVTTLFTSLFLSRLFMELTVNRFGVHHLNLRPFFFGKKEGKHV; this comes from the coding sequence TTGCAATCGTATCGACTCTTACTTCTACCATTTTTCATATTAGTGGTATCCTTTACCATTTTGTATCCTAATTTTGCCGACCGAACTTTAAAAGTAGTCGTGAGAGAGGATGTATATTCCCTACCCGAAGCGGAACAAAAAACAGTCGTAGGTGGACTCTTTGAACGTTGGGAAAACGATTATGGAAAAAGTTCAGGTTGGACCATCGAACCAAAAGGTACGCTCCCTCCGAAAGAAAATCCATTTTATACTGTGAAGGGAAGGTTCATCACTTCTGCTAAAATCAACCAAATTTCTCAAGAGAACCAAAGTTTGGTGAATGAAGGCAAAAACAAATTGGAGCCAACTTGGATCGAAGATATGATCCGTGGTGGTAAGTCCTTGTCCATCAAACTGGGTCTCGACCTACAAGGTGGAATGCGAGTGGTGCTCAAAGGTGATTTCGAAGATTACACTGCCAAACTCCGAGACCTGTATGCAAAAGAAATCGCAGAACTCAATTTAACTTTGAACAATCCATTGGCAAAACCAGAAGAGAAGGAAAAAGCACAAAATCGTCTTTCGGAAATCGAATCCAGTTTTGACCTTTCACCAATGCGTAAGATTGTTGAGTTAGAAAAGGCAAAGATGATTATCGACAATCGTCTTACGACTCAAAACCTTACAGAGCCTCAGGTGAGAATCCAAAAGGAACAAGATGCTATCGAAGTCTCGCTCCCAGGTGTTTCCAACTCAGCGGCGATCTTAGAAATTTTACAAAATACAGAAACTGTCGAATACCGATTAGAAGAACCAAATTCTTTTACTTATAAAAAAATCATAAGCGATAGTGAAAGTCGACTGATGGACCTTGGGCAAAGGGAAAAAACAGATATATTCCTCTTCCAAGAACTTGTGAAAAACAAAGCGGGGAAAAAAGCCCAAGATGAATTTTTAGCTGGGCTCGAAAAAAAATACAATATTCCCAAAGACTACAAAGTGTATGCAATGTGGGCCCGTGGTAATTCTGCCAAGTCAACCTTACTCCCTAGGAGTTTTGTTGTCCTCGAAAGAAAAATCGCTCTTTCAGGGAATGATATGACCAATGCACAACCATCTTATAATTCCAACTCATATGGATGGATGGTTAGTTTTACTTTAACTCCCAATGGTGCTGAGAAATTTTTTGATTTAACCTCAGAAAATCGAGGTCGTAACCTAGCCATTGTTTGGGGTGACAAAGTGATCTCCAATCCTGTGATCAATGACCCAATCGCTGGTGGTCGTGCCGAAATTTCAGGAAGTTTTTCTGAACAAGAAGCCATTCGTTTGGCAAACGTAATCTCAGAAGGTGCACTTCCCATTCCACTTTCGGTGCTCGAAATGCGTTTCATTGGACCTACTCTTGGGATTGAATCCATTGAAGTCGGTGTAAAGGCAGTGGCAATTGGATTTTTTCTCGTGATGGTTTATATGATCCTATACTACCGGTTAGGTGGTTTGATTGCAGACTTATCCTTACTTGTAAACATCATCATTTTGGCAGCACTTCTCACTTTGATGGATTTTACTCTGACCTTACCAGGGATTGCGGGGATTATCTTAACTGCTGGTATGGCAGTTGATGCGAACGTCATCATTTACGAAAGGATCAGAGAGGAAATTGAAGAAGGGCGCGCTTTGTCCATTGCTGTCACGAGAGGTTTTGAAAATGCATTCTGGACAATTATGGATGCAAACGTCACAACACTCATCGCAGGGATTTTAATGATCCGACTTGGAAACGGACCAATCAAAGGTTTTGCGATCACTCTTTGTTGGGGGATTGTGACGACTCTTTTCACTTCCTTATTTTTGTCTCGTTTGTTTATGGAACTGACTGTAAACCGATTCGGAGTCCACCATTTGAACCTAAGACCTTTTTTCTTTGGTAAAAAAGAGGGTAAACATGTATAA
- the secF gene encoding protein translocase subunit SecF: protein MYNINFTKYKYFTLSISFLVIVFGFVVTFSKYGGFAHSLDFNGGLRTVVELPKDKSRTDLESYFQSKKIEAVVILLEKEKNIFQLDVGLGSLSTIETLYKEIPEEKRETSTSAIDRFVQLLRFEFSLPKEKVLSADQVGAVVGGELTEVGITLLLTTLGIILLYLSIRSQFKFALASAIALVHDILMTLALIGFLQIKPSVPIIAALLTLLGYSINDKIVVFDRIRENAHGKDNLALSNIINVSISQTLGRTINTSFTTMISVVAIIVGGAAELYDFAFILLFGVIVGTYSSIYIAAPISEIYDRLRKKRFA, encoded by the coding sequence ATGTATAATATCAACTTCACTAAGTATAAATACTTCACGTTAAGCATTTCCTTTTTGGTAATTGTTTTTGGATTTGTTGTCACATTTTCCAAGTATGGTGGGTTTGCTCACTCATTGGATTTTAACGGTGGCCTTCGAACCGTAGTAGAACTTCCGAAAGACAAATCACGCACTGACTTAGAATCTTATTTCCAATCGAAAAAAATTGAAGCAGTTGTCATCTTACTAGAAAAAGAGAAAAACATTTTTCAATTGGATGTGGGGCTTGGTTCTCTTTCCACGATAGAAACACTCTACAAAGAAATCCCAGAAGAAAAAAGGGAAACTTCTACATCTGCCATTGACAGGTTTGTACAATTGCTTCGTTTTGAATTCAGTCTTCCAAAAGAAAAAGTCCTTTCGGCAGACCAAGTGGGAGCTGTTGTTGGTGGGGAACTCACAGAAGTAGGGATCACACTTCTACTCACAACACTTGGAATCATTCTTTTGTATCTAAGCATTCGGTCTCAGTTTAAATTTGCGCTCGCATCCGCTATCGCACTCGTGCATGATATTTTGATGACACTTGCATTGATCGGATTTTTACAAATCAAACCAAGTGTTCCCATCATTGCCGCTCTTCTTACTTTGCTTGGGTATTCGATTAATGATAAAATTGTGGTATTTGATCGGATTCGGGAAAATGCTCATGGAAAAGACAACCTTGCCCTTTCCAATATCATCAATGTTTCGATTTCACAAACTTTGGGAAGGACCATCAATACTTCCTTCACTACCATGATTTCTGTTGTGGCAATCATTGTGGGTGGAGCGGCGGAATTGTATGACTTTGCGTTCATTTTGCTCTTTGGTGTCATTGTCGGAACCTATTCTTCCATTTACATTGCAGCACCTATTTCTGAGATCTACGACCGACTCAGGAAAAAAAGATTCGCATAA
- a CDS encoding bifunctional diaminohydroxyphosphoribosylaminopyrimidine deaminase/5-amino-6-(5-phosphoribosylamino)uracil reductase RibD — MDVEKRKELYSLHSLLGFLAMGKTGGNPPVSAVLTNSIGEPIEKAHTQGYGGNHAERELYSLVEQKHSHSQIQTDENSLSDTILSVSLEPCTHFGKTPPCRDLVLQHKPKELLLGWKDPNPMVQSGDWKLYLEQGTKVRLDPMLANTSLPYLQGFLKRMQTGKPWVWIKSATSTEGNYVSKSFTKERVSSIEMDLYLQLLRAKFDAVAVGPNTTKVDEPSLHFRITEEMIQSVAPCKRETELVPFFEAATNLFSSLCRWTKESVTIHQLEEERYQPYRVFVLDPNRMPSDHFFTKQRELNERLGKKLCLFFLLTNSIKKKDNLFGISSQMKETLESLSNTHLISVNQDEGDLFLKTLGKLGINTLLCEAGSFFPNFLKESFTDEDCTLEIRNHKKSIPDGIPFDFIHEPIVSEFRVGSNSVFFRKTNRRG, encoded by the coding sequence ATGGATGTAGAGAAAAGGAAGGAACTTTATTCTCTGCATTCCCTTCTTGGGTTTCTTGCCATGGGTAAAACTGGCGGGAACCCACCTGTTTCTGCTGTTCTTACAAACTCCATTGGAGAGCCAATCGAAAAGGCCCACACCCAAGGTTATGGCGGAAATCATGCCGAAAGGGAATTGTATTCGTTAGTCGAACAAAAACATTCCCATTCCCAAATCCAAACTGACGAAAATTCCCTTTCCGATACCATTCTATCGGTGAGTCTCGAGCCCTGTACCCATTTTGGGAAAACACCACCTTGCCGTGATTTGGTGCTCCAACACAAACCAAAAGAACTCCTACTCGGTTGGAAAGATCCGAATCCCATGGTCCAATCGGGAGACTGGAAACTGTATTTGGAACAGGGAACCAAGGTAAGGTTGGATCCAATGCTTGCAAATACCTCACTTCCATATTTGCAAGGGTTTTTGAAACGAATGCAAACAGGGAAACCATGGGTTTGGATCAAATCAGCGACTAGCACAGAAGGAAATTACGTTTCCAAATCCTTCACAAAAGAAAGGGTGAGTTCTATAGAAATGGATTTGTATTTGCAATTGCTTCGCGCAAAATTTGATGCCGTTGCCGTTGGACCCAATACAACAAAAGTCGATGAACCTTCCTTACACTTTCGGATCACAGAAGAGATGATCCAATCCGTAGCACCTTGCAAAAGAGAAACGGAGCTGGTCCCTTTTTTTGAGGCGGCAACCAATCTCTTTTCTTCCCTTTGTCGATGGACAAAAGAGAGTGTTACGATCCATCAATTGGAAGAGGAACGATACCAACCCTACCGGGTTTTTGTTTTGGATCCGAATCGAATGCCAAGTGATCATTTTTTTACCAAACAAAGGGAACTGAATGAACGATTGGGAAAAAAACTTTGTCTTTTTTTTCTCCTTACCAATTCCATAAAAAAGAAAGACAACTTGTTTGGGATCTCTAGTCAAATGAAGGAAACATTGGAATCACTTTCGAACACTCACCTGATCTCAGTCAACCAGGATGAAGGGGATTTGTTTCTGAAGACACTTGGTAAATTGGGGATCAATACCTTGTTATGTGAGGCGGGAAGTTTTTTCCCAAATTTTCTAAAAGAAAGTTTCACTGACGAAGATTGTACTTTAGAGATTCGTAATCATAAAAAATCCATTCCTGACGGAATCCCTTTTGATTTCATTCATGAACCAATTGTTTCGGAATTTAGGGTTGGTTCCAATTCTGTATTTTTTCGAAAAACAAATAGGAGAGGTTAA